The Lycium barbarum isolate Lr01 chromosome 10, ASM1917538v2, whole genome shotgun sequence genome includes a region encoding these proteins:
- the LOC132615578 gene encoding pentatricopeptide repeat-containing protein At2g39620-like isoform X1: protein MISGVAQSVDLVKAVDLFKKMQFVCQISPNSVTLLNLLPGVCKLMDMRAGRCIHGYVYRRVFPVSVYNALIDTYSKCNYPDVAHRVFNELRGKDDVSWGTMMAGYAYNGNFREVLELFDCMKRTGLKMSKVSAVSALLGAGEMGDLERGIEIHECAIQEMIDSDVMIATSLMTMYAKCGVLDKARDLFWGIKRRDLVAWSAAIAAFSQSGYPQEAISLFRDMQNEYSQPNNVTLVSVIPACAELRAVRLGKSVHCHAIKANIDSDISIGTALVSMYAKCNLFSSALNMFNKMPLTEVVTWNALINGYAQVGDCCNALEMFCQLRLAGLYPDPGTMVGALPACASLGDVHLGMCLHCQIIRYGFESDCHVKNTLIDLYAKCGRLSLAEFMFKKTEFSKDEVSWNTMIAGYMHNGLAKEALSAFHSMKFESFQPNVVTIVSILPAVSHLTYLREGMNIHAYVIKNGFQSHKLVGNSLIDMYAKCGQLDLSERIFGEMKNTDGVSWNALLTAYSMHGEGDRALSVFSLMEKRDIKFDSISFLSVLFACRQSYLVHVLVGGSKWPKELVQMGAKLARTPGYQKNIYI from the coding sequence ATGATTTCTGGGGTTGCACAGAGTGTAGACCTAGTTAAGGCTGTTGACCTTTTCAAGAAAATGCAATTTGTTTGTCAAATTAGTCCTAATTCGGTGACGTTATTGAATTTGCTTCCTGGGGTTTGTAAATTAATGGATATGAGGGCAGGCAGGTGTATACATGGTTATGTATATAGGAGAGTGTTTCCGGTTTCTGTTTATAATGCTTTGATTGATACATACTCAAAATGTAATTATCCCGATGTTGCTCACCGAGTTTTTAATGAGTTAAGGGGAAAAGATGATGTTTCATGGGGTACAATGATGGCAGGTTATGCATATAATGGGAATTTTCGTGAAGTTTTGGAATTGTTTGATTGCATGAAGAGGACGGGCTTGAAAATGAGCAAAGTATCAGCTGTAAGTGCATTGCTCGGGGCTGGTGAAATGGGTGATTTAGAGAGAGGGATTGAAATTCATGAATGTGCAATTCAAGAAATGATTGATTCTGATGTTATGATTGCTACTTCATTAATGACAATGTATGCAAAGTGTGGAGTATTGGACAAAGCTAGAGATCTGTTTTGGGGGATTAAGCGAAGAGATTTGGTTGCTTGGTCTGCAGCAATAGCTGCTTTCTCACAATCAGGATATCCTCAAGAGGCGATCTCTCTGTTTCGAGATATGCAGAATGAGTATTCACAGCCAAATAATGTTACTCTGGTGAGCGTAATCCCAGCCTGTGCAGAGCTAAGGGCAGTGAGATTAGGAAAGAGTGTCCATTGTCATGCCATCAAAGCCAATATCGATTCTGATATTTCAATAGGAACTGCCTTGGTTTCCATGTATGCTAAGTGCAACCTGTTTAGTTCTGCACTTAATATGTTCAATAAGATGCCATTAACTGAGGTAGTGACATGGAATGCTCTGATAAATGGGTATGCCCAGGTTGGTGACTGCTGTAATGCATTAGAAATGTTTTGCCAATTGAGGTTAGCTGGATTATACCCAGACCCAGGGACAATGGTTGGTGCGCTTCCAGCTTGTGCCTCCCTGGGTGATGTACACTTGGGCATGTGCCTTCATTGTCAAATTATCAGATATGGGTTTGAGTCGGACTGTCATGTGAAGAACACTCTAATTGACCTGTATGCCAAATGTGGAAGATTATCTTTGGCTGAGTTCATGTTCAAAAAAACTGAGTTCTCTAAGGATGAGGTGTCCTGGAACACGATGATTGCaggatatatgcataatggactCGCCAAGGAAGCCCTTTCCGCGTTCCATTCCATGAAATTCGAATCATTTCAGCCCAATGTGGTCACAATTGTGAGCATCCTGCCTGCGGTGTCACATTTAACATACTTGAGAGAGGGCATGAATATACATGCCTACGTAATCAAGAATGGTTTTCAGTCCCATAAGCTTGTAGGGAACAGTCTTATCGATATGTATGCCAAATGTGGTCAACTTGACCTTTCGGAGCGTATATTTGGGGAGATGAAGAACACTGACGGTGTTTCTTGGAATGCTTTACTTACAGCATATTCTATGCATGGGGAAGGTGATCGTGCTCTTTCTGTTTTCTCTCTAATGGAAAAGAGAGACATCAAATTTGATTCTATATCCTTCCTTAGTGTCTTGTTTGCCTGCAGACAGAGTTACCTGGTACATGTGCTGGTAGGAGGTAGCAAGTGGCCCAAGGAATTAGTCCAGATGGGCGCAAAGCTGGCTCGGACACCAGGttatcaaaaaaatatatatatataa
- the LOC132615835 gene encoding probable F-box protein At5g04010, giving the protein MSIVSSSQPPWQVLVLIANHLDPKTLAIASCVCKSWSTSMSLDQLWQPLCSTHYPSLSTLHNFDNNNTNNDFNVSYRRLYALGKTASNRRLKQPSKPHISLNNIIFALNIYKNSTSKVTLVKHGSQLSFDKKGIFRFDIDVEQWRRIPSSATNTKNGDLGPFDTLGDLRVTWDVILDGYKGVFNVMNCKGKGRFVLGLEGWFSEELPTPGCCSSDTVSGLVADLQLGLKVEDGRAMVEKISAGILSIVSWRYLFVEDALRYLQHFLLPF; this is encoded by the exons atgtcgATAGTTTCATCATCACAACCTCCATGGCAAGTTCTTGTTCTTATAGCAAATCATCTTGATCCAAAAACCTTAGCCATAGCTTCATGTGTTTGCAAATCATGGTCCACTTCTATGTCTTTAGATCAATTATGGCAACCCCTTTGTTCTACTCATTACCCTTCTCTCTCAACACTTCATAATTTTGACAATAACAATACGAATAATGATTTTAATGTATCTTACCGGCGGTTATACGCCCTCGGGAAGACGGCGAGTAACCGCCGGTTGAAACAGCCGTCAAAACCTCATATTTCCCTTAATAACATTATATTTGCACTAAACATATACAAAAACTCTACATCTAAGGTTACTTTAGTTAAGCATGGAAGTCAACTTAGTTTCGACAAGAAGGGCATTTTTCGATTCGATATCGATGTCGAGCAATGGCGGAG GATTCCTAGCTCTGCTACTAACACAAAGAATGGAGACCTAGGACCATTCGATACCCTCGGAGACTTGAGGGTAACATGGGATGTAATTTTGGATGGTTACAAAGGAGTTTTCAATGTGATGAATTGCAAAGGAAAAGGTAGGTTTGTTTTAGGGTTAGAAGGGTGGTTCTCAGAGGAGCTACCGACACCGGGGTGTTGCTCTAGCGATACCGTTAGCGGTCTCGTGGCGGATTTACAGCTAGGGTTGAAGGTTGAAGATGGAAGAGCAATGGTGGAGAAGATAAGTGCTGGAATTTTGAGTATAGTGAGTTGGAGATATCTATTTGTTGAAGATGCACTTAGGTATTTGCAGCATTTTCTTTTACCCTTTTGA
- the LOC132615578 gene encoding pentatricopeptide repeat-containing protein At2g39620-like isoform X2, translating to MISGVAQSVDLVKAVDLFKKMQFVCQISPNSVTLLNLLPGVCKLMDMRAGRCIHGYVYRRVFPVSVYNALIDTYSKCNYPDVAHRVFNELRGKDDVSWGTMMAGYAYNGNFREVLELFDCMKRTGLKMSKVSAVSALLGAGEMGDLERGIEIHECAIQEMIDSDVMIATSLMTMYAKCGVLDKARDLFWGIKRRDLVAWSAAIAAFSQSGYPQEAISLFRDMQNEYSQPNNVTLVSVIPACAELRAVRLGKSVHCHAIKANIDSDISIGTALVSMYAKCNLFSSALNMFNKMPLTEVVTWNALINGYAQVGDCCNALEMFCQLRLAGLYPDPGTMVGALPACASLGDVHLGMCLHCQIIRYGFESDCHVKNTLIDLYAKCGRLSLAEFMFKKTEFSKDEVSWNTMIAGYMHNGLAKEALSAFHSMKFESFQPNVVTIVSILPAVSHLTYLREGMNIHAYVIKNGFQSHKLVGNSLIDMYAKCGQLDLSERIFGEMKNTDGVSWNALLTAYSMHGEDRVTWYMCW from the exons ATGATTTCTGGGGTTGCACAGAGTGTAGACCTAGTTAAGGCTGTTGACCTTTTCAAGAAAATGCAATTTGTTTGTCAAATTAGTCCTAATTCGGTGACGTTATTGAATTTGCTTCCTGGGGTTTGTAAATTAATGGATATGAGGGCAGGCAGGTGTATACATGGTTATGTATATAGGAGAGTGTTTCCGGTTTCTGTTTATAATGCTTTGATTGATACATACTCAAAATGTAATTATCCCGATGTTGCTCACCGAGTTTTTAATGAGTTAAGGGGAAAAGATGATGTTTCATGGGGTACAATGATGGCAGGTTATGCATATAATGGGAATTTTCGTGAAGTTTTGGAATTGTTTGATTGCATGAAGAGGACGGGCTTGAAAATGAGCAAAGTATCAGCTGTAAGTGCATTGCTCGGGGCTGGTGAAATGGGTGATTTAGAGAGAGGGATTGAAATTCATGAATGTGCAATTCAAGAAATGATTGATTCTGATGTTATGATTGCTACTTCATTAATGACAATGTATGCAAAGTGTGGAGTATTGGACAAAGCTAGAGATCTGTTTTGGGGGATTAAGCGAAGAGATTTGGTTGCTTGGTCTGCAGCAATAGCTGCTTTCTCACAATCAGGATATCCTCAAGAGGCGATCTCTCTGTTTCGAGATATGCAGAATGAGTATTCACAGCCAAATAATGTTACTCTGGTGAGCGTAATCCCAGCCTGTGCAGAGCTAAGGGCAGTGAGATTAGGAAAGAGTGTCCATTGTCATGCCATCAAAGCCAATATCGATTCTGATATTTCAATAGGAACTGCCTTGGTTTCCATGTATGCTAAGTGCAACCTGTTTAGTTCTGCACTTAATATGTTCAATAAGATGCCATTAACTGAGGTAGTGACATGGAATGCTCTGATAAATGGGTATGCCCAGGTTGGTGACTGCTGTAATGCATTAGAAATGTTTTGCCAATTGAGGTTAGCTGGATTATACCCAGACCCAGGGACAATGGTTGGTGCGCTTCCAGCTTGTGCCTCCCTGGGTGATGTACACTTGGGCATGTGCCTTCATTGTCAAATTATCAGATATGGGTTTGAGTCGGACTGTCATGTGAAGAACACTCTAATTGACCTGTATGCCAAATGTGGAAGATTATCTTTGGCTGAGTTCATGTTCAAAAAAACTGAGTTCTCTAAGGATGAGGTGTCCTGGAACACGATGATTGCaggatatatgcataatggactCGCCAAGGAAGCCCTTTCCGCGTTCCATTCCATGAAATTCGAATCATTTCAGCCCAATGTGGTCACAATTGTGAGCATCCTGCCTGCGGTGTCACATTTAACATACTTGAGAGAGGGCATGAATATACATGCCTACGTAATCAAGAATGGTTTTCAGTCCCATAAGCTTGTAGGGAACAGTCTTATCGATATGTATGCCAAATGTGGTCAACTTGACCTTTCGGAGCGTATATTTGGGGAGATGAAGAACACTGACGGTGTTTCTTGGAATGCTTTACTTACAGCATATTCTATGCATGGGGAAG ACAGAGTTACCTGGTACATGTGCTGGTAG